A single Dermacentor albipictus isolate Rhodes 1998 colony chromosome 3, USDA_Dalb.pri_finalv2, whole genome shotgun sequence DNA region contains:
- the LOC135900689 gene encoding acid-sensing ion channel 4-A-like produces MECITSITVLAKSHDTGARHGADPLLKWALLKRGAASTASASRNAVPDMSPVRRLRDKLAKAHLTMTADRTETDDEGDDEQERSFGALNRQFAERCTAHGFNRIASTRNLRRFLWVAVVVVAVGGFLYHISFLTANYFSYPIMTATEEVHAEELHFPSITVCNLNLLRKSSFDDYLKDIAARAGNPSIAATTTAVPDGGGGGGGVAAARTAHGKTRDMFSPASKGYSGSGSGGNGVDDDEEEVCYKSVDEFLKSSRTMDLSDMWMNFIATKDQLQKFGHQANDLVVQCTYNARNCFDESHSILRVEAYPSPRYGLCQTIRLANDSMRKVRKTGPTLGMRLTLNIERSEYLDIISPEFGARILIHPLGTLPSLERGGITLTPGSKSYISIRMRKIERLPEPYRGCSMSFNDSRITPYLREVGLDDLIQRSIYTFDFCQTLCREAALLRTCGCLDELSTSGRAPCDLCNVTQARCRTRYLRTYTSSSGGQQCKALCLPECVEVRYDLTTSQSEWPNFRQQAWAIKRWPLLNKRMQDAGIRWQEVLNTTNDRSFLDELLAFRGNFMRVHIFIQEMNYLSVRDLPAYPLPQLFADLGGCLGLYIGVSAITIFEFLEHVFLLVNHLCERHCGCCKRQRASQRPKAEWRHPPPARGEKADEYRTGGEQQQRRKPWSFLIRDREYPVLGRPPSRSPLFRTVYSSSRDYAAPPAGAPTRRPLYLGYTVPQHVDDDGGFFGRRFQTNKDSLVARVRSHRSDESREHIRPRIL; encoded by the exons ATGGAGTGCATTACTTCGATTACGGTGCTCGCCAAGTCTCACGATACTGGAGCACGCCACGGAGCTGACCCGCTCCTCAAATGGGCGCTTCTGAAACGCGGCGCGGCCTCCACCGCCAGTGCATCCCGGAACGCCGTCCCGGACATGTCGCCGGTCCGGCGCTTACGCGACAAACTGGCGAAAGCGCACCTGACGATGACTGCCGACCGCACGGAGACggacgacgaaggcgacgacgAGCAGGAGCGCAGCTTCGGCGCGCTGAACCGTCAGTTCGCCGAACGCTGCACCGCGCACGGATTCAACCGCATCGCGTCCACTCGCAACCTGCGCCGATTCCTGTGGGTCGCCGtcgtggtggtggcggtgggtGGGTTCCTCTACCACATCAGCTTCCTCACGGCCAACTACTTCTCGTACCCGATCATGACGGCCACCGAAGAAGTGCACGCCGAAGAGCTCCACTTTCCGTCCATCACCGTGTGCAACCTGAACCTGCTGCGCAAGAGCTCCTTCGACGACTACCTCAAGGACATCGCGGCCCGGGCGGGCAACCCAAGCATCGCTGCCACGACGACCGCTGTGCCggacggcggcggtggcggcggtggcgtcGCCGCTGCGAGGACGGCGCACGGCAAGACGCGGGACATGTTCTCGCCCGCGTCCAAGGGCTACTCCGGCAGTGGGAGCGGCGGGAACGGCGTGGACGACGACGAGGAAGAGGTCTGCTACAAGTCGGTCGACGAGTTCCTCAAGAGCAGCCGCACCATGGACCTGAGCGACATGTGGATGAACTTCATCGCCACCAAGGACCAGCTGCAGAAGTTCGGCCACCAGGCCAACGACCTCGTGGTGCAGTGCACCTACAACGCACGCAACTGCTTCGACGAGAG CCATTCCATCCTGCGTGTCGAAGCGTACCCTTCACCTCGATACGGACTCTGCCAGACGATTCGCTTGGCCAACGATTCCATGCGAAAAGTTCGGAAGACGGGTCCCACTTtgg GAATGCGCCTAACCCTGAACATCGAGCGCAGCGAGTACCTGGACATAATCTCGCCCGAGTTTGGAGCTCGGATTCTGATTCACCCGCTTGGCACGCTGCCCAGCCTTGAACGGGGCGGAATAACACTCACACCTGGCAGCAAGAGCTACATCAGCATAAGAATG CGCAAGATCGAGAGGCTGCCTGAACCATATCGTGGATGCAGCATGAGTTTCAACGACAGCAGGATCACGCCGTACCTCCGCGAAGTGGGCCTCGACGACCTGATTCAACGCTCCATCTACACGTTCGAC TTTTGCCAGACACTGTGCCGCGAAGCGGCACTGCTTCGAACATGCGGCTGCCTCGACGAACTTTCGACTTCCGGACGGGCCCCTTGCGACCTTTGCAACGTCACTCAAG CTCGGTGCCGTACACGTTACCTGCGGACCTACACGTCCTCCAGCGGAGGCCAGCAGTGCAAGGCGCTTTGCCTTCCCGAATGCGT GGAGGTGCGGTACGACCTGACGACCTCCCAATCGGAGTGGCCGAACTTCCGGCAGCAGGCGTGGGCCATCAAGAGGTGGCCTCTGCTCAACAAAAGGATGCAGGACGCTGGCATCCGCTGGCAGGAGGTGCTCAACACCACCAATGACCGCTCCTTCTTGGACGAACTGCTAGCCTTCAG GGGCAACTTCATGAGAGTGCACATATTTATCCAGGAAATGAACTACCTCTCCGTCCGCGATCTTCCTGCATACCCC CTGCCGCAGCTGTTCGCCGACCTGGGCGGATGCTTGGGCCTCTACATCGGCGTGTCGGCCATCACCATATTCGAGTTCCTGGAGCACGTCTTTCTGCTCGTGAACCACCTGTGCGAGAGGCACTGCGGTTGCTGCAAGAGGCAGCGCGCCTCGCAGCGTCCGAAGGCCGAGTGGAGGCACCCGCCGCCCGCGCGAGGCGAGAAAGCCGACGAGTATCGCACGGGAGGCGAACAGCAGCAACGGCGCAAGCCCTGGTCCTTCCTGATCCGCGATCGGGAGTACCCCGTGCTGGGCAGGCCCCCGTCGCGCTCTCCTCTCTTCCGCACCGTGTACTCGAGCTCCAGAGATTACGcagcgccacctgccggtgctCCGACGAGGAGGCCGCTCTACCTGGGTTACACCGTTCCCCAGCACGTCGACGACGATGGCGGATTTTTCGGCAGGCGCTTCCAAAC